The sequence below is a genomic window from Nitrososphaerota archaeon.
TGATTCAATCAGTTTAGCCTGAGAAGTTTCTTTTGCCTCTGCAAACTTTGCATCAAGAACCTTTCTTATCTTGACGGCTTTCGCTCTTCCAACTCCGGGAACTTTAGCAAGCTCTGGAATTGAAGCGTTGATTATAGCGCTAGGAGTCTTGAAGGTTTCCAGTAATCGCCTCGCAAGTTTAACACCTATACCGGGCAGGGCAGAAACAAAGTACACCTGCTCCAGAGACGGATCATTAGTTTTAACAGCCTTTGTAATAAGAGGACCCTTACCCCTTTCGTCTGCAAGATGCTCCATGAGGGATTTTATCGCTAGAGCAGAATTCAAATATGTGTCAGTAAATATCGTGAAGATGCCGTACATGGTTATCAGAGATGCTAGAGAGCCATAAAAATTGGCAGGATTCTCCCGAATTCTCTCCTCTTCGGCAATATTCCCTTCAACGAGCAGGATGGGTCTTGGAAACTTTGAAGACAGTTCTGCACACTGCTTGAATATTCTCCCGTCATAGATTGAAGAAACGAAATCCCTCAAACTCTTCCTCTCAATAGCGGTTCTATGCGACAAAATGTAATCAGCGACGGGTAATTGTGCAAACTCAATCCTGAAGCCCAGTTCATTCAAAACATCTGGGACGCCGCTGGGCTTCTCCCTTTCGTCAGCAACTATCCTGACCCTGTTCATGCTCTATACTAGGAAGAGGAAGTAGTAAAGGGTAGGGATCATCAGGATTATGCTCAAAAGGGCAGTAGCATTGTCGGACTTTTTCATTATGAAATCGTAGAGCATGGTAGGCTTCTTTACTGCTCCATAAGCCCGAACTTCCATGGCCTCTGCAAGCTCTCCGCTCCTGACTACAGCGTTCACAACTAGAGGAATAAGCACGGGAGAGAAGTTCTTTATTCTCTTGAGGATGTTACCCTTTTCAACCTCCAGACCCCTTGATTTCTGTGCGTCCATTATCTGCATCGCGTCAAGCATCAGGACAGGCACGAACCTTACGGCGGTAACATAGGCAAATATCAGGTCTCTTGGGAGCCGGAACCAGCGCATCACCTGCTCCAGTTCGTCGGGAGAAGTCGTCAGAAAGAATATCGATGTTGAACCCACAATGGCAATGAACCTCATCGAATACACTACAGCTTCAATTACCGTGTAGCCTACCAGAATGTCTATGATAAATATCGTTGCAGAAAATCCTGCAGAAAATAGCAGCGTCCTCCCCATCCTCTTCATTGTCCCTGCCATAACTGCGATGGACAAGGTGCTGCCCAAAGAGATGGCAAGCTCAATTACTGTAAATGAAAGCAGCGATAAAGCGACTAACTCGGAGGTTAGAAGCAGTTTCACCCTTGCATCCAATCTATGGACAGTCGAATCGACTCTTCTGTAGATGAAACCTCCTGCAACCCAGTACATTTCATTCACCTAGAAGTTTTGCAGCTTCCTTGACGTTTCTTGGAGGCTTGAGATTCAGGTCCATTGAAAGTGCGAGCAGTTGAGGTCTGACCAAATTAGCCTGTTTGATTATCGAATTGTTGGAAAGAGCATCAGCAATATTTTGATCAGCAATTATCCTCCCTTTGGCCATTACGAGCGTTCTGGGCTGTAGGGGCCATAGAAACTCAAGGTCGTGCGAAACTATTATGACGGTCTTGCCCTTTTGCAGGAGGTCGTTTATCATTGAGGCTATCTTTTCTTTGTTTTTATGATCCTGCCCAACCGTAGGCTCGTCCAATATCAGCACATCAGGGTCCCAAGCCAGCACGCAGGCAAAACAGAGCCGCTTCTTCTCTCCCCCGCTAAGCAGCATAGGCGAAACGTTTCTATATCGTGCAAGATCGAAAAATTCTAGGGCCCACTTCAATCTTTCGTTCTGCCTCTCCATCTGAAAATTCTTCAACCCAAAGAGAACCTCGTTCTCGACCATGTCGGAGAAGAGCTGATGATCGGGATTTTGAAATACAATACCGACTTTCCTTGAAAGCCTTGCAACGCTCTGCTTTTTTGTATCTTCTCCAGAGACCAGAACCCTTCCCTGCGAAGGCTTGAGCAGGCCGTTTATGTGCCTGACAAGCGTAGTCTTGCCTGCTCCGTTCTCCCCTACTATAGCCGTTAGGGTGTTCGTTTCAATCTTAAGATTAATGTCTTGGAGGGCCATTACTCCATTCTGGTGCCTGAAGGAAACATTCTCGAACTCAATCATGTCTGATCTTCAACGCAGAAACAAATTCTTCTACGGAGAGAGGAGGTTCCCCTCTCCCTCCAAGCTCTCTATGCAGAGAAGCCATAAGGGGCATCCCTGCACTTTTCAGAGCCTCAGGATCGCTGTAGACTTTCTTCGGAGCATCGTTGGCAACTATCCTCCCCTTCTCCATTATCACCAACCTTGAAGCTATCCTTGAAACCAAGTCCAGCCTGTGCTCCACTATGATCACCGTTATGCCAAGATTTTTGTTGAGCTTTTGCACTGTCCCGATGACTTCGTGTGCTGTGTATGGGTCGAGGAGAGAGGTTGGCTCATCAAGTATCAGAATGCTTGGCTTCATTGCAAGCACACCAGCAATTGCAGTTCTCTGCTTCTGCCCATCGGAAAGTTCATGCGGGGCCCTGTCTCTAAGGCTCTTCAAGTTTAGAAGCGACAGCGATTCATTGACCCTCTCGCGCATCTCTGCCTTCGGCAGTGCAAGATTTTCAAGCCCAAACGCAATGTCCCTTTCAACAGAAAACATGAAGATCTGATTTTCTGGATTCTGGAATACAAAGCCGACTTTCTTTGCAAGCTCTGAGATTTTCGTCTTTGCTACTTCTGCGCCATCGACTATGACTTTACCATTCCAGCTACCCGAGTACATGTGAGGGATTAACCCAACAATAGACTTCAGAAGAGTTGATTTCCCGCAGCCAGACGGCCCAGCAAGGACTGCGATCTCGCCCTTTACAATCTCAAGGTTGATGTTGCTTAATGCTGGGCTCTTGGCGTCAAGATAGGAGAACGTATAGTCCTCTACCCTCAGGGCTTGCATCAGCATCTCTCTGCATTAGAGGTTCTGCTTCTTCGCCTGTATGCTCGTTATCCAAGGTCTAC
It includes:
- a CDS encoding energy-coupling factor transporter transmembrane protein EcfT; translation: MYWVAGGFIYRRVDSTVHRLDARVKLLLTSELVALSLLSFTVIELAISLGSTLSIAVMAGTMKRMGRTLLFSAGFSATIFIIDILVGYTVIEAVVYSMRFIAIVGSTSIFFLTTSPDELEQVMRWFRLPRDLIFAYVTAVRFVPVLMLDAMQIMDAQKSRGLEVEKGNILKRIKNFSPVLIPLVVNAVVRSGELAEAMEVRAYGAVKKPTMLYDFIMKKSDNATALLSIILMIPTLYYFLFLV
- a CDS encoding ATP-binding cassette domain-containing protein, which translates into the protein MLMQALRVEDYTFSYLDAKSPALSNINLEIVKGEIAVLAGPSGCGKSTLLKSIVGLIPHMYSGSWNGKVIVDGAEVAKTKISELAKKVGFVFQNPENQIFMFSVERDIAFGLENLALPKAEMRERVNESLSLLNLKSLRDRAPHELSDGQKQRTAIAGVLAMKPSILILDEPTSLLDPYTAHEVIGTVQKLNKNLGITVIIVEHRLDLVSRIASRLVIMEKGRIVANDAPKKVYSDPEALKSAGMPLMASLHRELGGRGEPPLSVEEFVSALKIRHD
- a CDS encoding ABC transporter ATP-binding protein, which translates into the protein MIEFENVSFRHQNGVMALQDINLKIETNTLTAIVGENGAGKTTLVRHINGLLKPSQGRVLVSGEDTKKQSVARLSRKVGIVFQNPDHQLFSDMVENEVLFGLKNFQMERQNERLKWALEFFDLARYRNVSPMLLSGGEKKRLCFACVLAWDPDVLILDEPTVGQDHKNKEKIASMINDLLQKGKTVIIVSHDLEFLWPLQPRTLVMAKGRIIADQNIADALSNNSIIKQANLVRPQLLALSMDLNLKPPRNVKEAAKLLGE
- a CDS encoding heavy metal resistance protein CzcA — protein: MNRVRIVADEREKPSGVPDVLNELGFRIEFAQLPVADYILSHRTAIERKSLRDFVSSIYDGRIFKQCAELSSKFPRPILLVEGNIAEEERIRENPANFYGSLASLITMYGIFTIFTDTYLNSALAIKSLMEHLADERGKGPLITKAVKTNDPSLEQVYFVSALPGIGVKLARRLLETFKTPSAIINASIPELAKVPGVGRAKAVKIRKVLDAKFAEAKETSQAKLIESDNLD